The Primulina tabacum isolate GXHZ01 chromosome 1, ASM2559414v2, whole genome shotgun sequence genome contains the following window.
CTTGAATTCTATTGTTTCTAGCTTCTATAATTTCAAAGAAATAGGCTGGAAAAGCATAGAAGTCAAGAAAATAGAGGAGAAAGTAAAAgaaattataaaaatgtttgataGTAACATAAGAAGGGGAAAAGTTTAAATATATAAGAAATAAAAGAGTAAATTTTAAGGTAAAAAACTAAGAAAAGGCTATGATAATAAATGCAATACAACCTTTTTTATTAGTTTAGTTATGTCCATTAATCACCAAAAGCAAACTGGGATTCTCATAGTTATATTGTTTTCATGGTTGGCTCATGAATTGACCATGTTGCACATATAATATGTTATTAGGTATCACTAGCGGGTCCATTGCAGAAAGAACACAATTTGTTTCATACCTAATATATTCATCATTCCTAACCGGTTTTGTGTACCCCGTCGTTTCGCACTGGTTCTGGTCCGTTGACGGTTGGGCCGGAGCCCCAAGAACTAGTGGCAGCCTTCTCTTTGGCTCGGGAGCCATCGATTTCGCCGGTTCAGGTGTGGTTCATATGGTTGGTGGTATTGCTGGTCTGTGGGGAGCCTACATAGAAGGTCCAAGAATCGGCCGGTTCGCCCGGAGTGGCCGGTCCGTCGCATTGCGTGGCCACAGCGCTTCATTAGTTGTGTTGGGGAGTTTCTTGCTCTGGTTCGGGTGGTACGGATTCAATCCCGGTTCGTTTTTAGTCATAAACAAGCCATACGGAACAAGGGGGTCGTATTACGGCCAGTGGAGCGCGGTTGGGAGGACAGCTGTCACGACGACATTGGCAGGGAGCACGGCGGCCCTTACCACCTTGTTTGGTAAGAGGCTTCTGGTTGGGCATTGGAATGTGACTGATGTGTGCAATGGTTTGTTAGGGGGATTGGCCGCGATCACGTCAGGATGCTCGGTGGTCGAGCCGTGGGCCGCGATCATATGCGGGTTCATCTCGGCTTGGGTGTTGGTTGGGTTCAACATATTGGCTGAGAAACTTGAGTACGATGATCCACTGGAAGCAGCCCAACTGCACGGTGGGTGTGGTGCATGGGGTCTACTATTCACCGGATTATTTGCCAAGAAGGCATATGTGTATGAGGTGTATCAGGGCAGTCCCGATAGGCCACACGGGTTGCTCATGGGCGGCGGAGGGAAGCTTTTGGCAGCTCAGATCATCCAGATTCTAGTGATAGTCGGATGGGTAAGTGCGACGATGGGGCCGCTTTTCTTCGCTCTTAAGAAATTAGGGTTACTGAGGATTTCGAACGAAGACGAGATGGCCGGAATGGACATGACTAGCCATGGAGGGATGGCTTATATTTACCACGACGAGGATGATGAAGATTCCAACGGACAACCGCAATTCAAGCTTAAACGAATCGAACCGACTAACAGCATCACACTGGAGGATCCCTCGCCTAATGTTTGAATTCAAAAATTTACGAGTGAAGTAATGTGTTACGTGTATATCTTAGACATGGGAGTGGCTCATTTGCAATGGTTTTCATTGTTAGTAtgttgtataatatttttaattccTTTGTGTTGGTTTCTCTAGCTAGGATGTCAATACATAATTTAGACAGAAATATGACAGTCAAACTCGATCGAATTGCCTTAGAAATGCTATGAGCTCGTTAACGAGGCTAGTtaaagtaaacaaaacaagctcaatttttacaatatttagttcgttagctcgtgaacatgttcgttggtaagttcatgagtcgactcttagatgaaaaaataacgattttcttattttatgtaTTGGTTTTGCACCTTACTtgtgaaatatatagaaaaatctattaagtttattaatcataataaatttacaaattttaataacaatgttatatttttctctggatatataatttacttttaatgaatgtaatgaaaatttaaatgtataattcatatttattaaattcGTTTTGTCTCGATAAAAACTTGAATAAGCTTCTGAGTCAGaaatatattcgttaaattaAAGCTCGAGTTGGACTCAATTATAAACAAGtaaagctcaaacattcaaaaaTTCGAATTAACTCGACTCGATTACGTCCATAATTCCAacccatttttaaaatataattgagCACACAACTTGTTCGATGTTTTTTAATACCGAATTTTGTTTATACTCCTACGATCTCCTTCTTTAGTTAAATTAGCCGTTGTGTTAAAATAATGTGAACCACGAGATTTGTAATTTGTCATTATCGATTCCGAATAAATTGTggttgttgaaaaatatatttaaaatgtgtgtattgaatatttgaatgttgaatatttgaatgttgaaaataagagttgtaaatattgaaaattagtgtgtgatgatgtaggtaatgatgtattttatttttggattatttgtaaagatttcctataaatagatctctcatttgtgaagaaaatcacaattgagtagagagaaaaatattataaagtgtgtagtttggtaaattttgagagtttgagatttttactttttaccataaatttttactttttcacaacacgttatcagcacgaagctctaaaagtcctccatatttttccaagctccaaacagaagaaaaaggtaacaaaaataataatatttattttactgttatttatttattgtgtatatatttaatatataatataatgttattattagaaataataaaaataaatttttcaaaaacttgttataaatcctgggaggatgttaagacgacatcccacactcccggtaagggatacgacaagtataaaagcctataaggtttttaaacaaaataacttacgacacctcattataataatgtgatatacataattatttaaacatgattaatattatattcaccatattattaccataaaattatacaaatacatacatttattttttgtacaccaacggtcataaacggtaacaaaacggctagtttttgccctataaatatcatctcacaaacacattcaatcactccaactttctcttcttctctaaaaattattcttcatcaaatttttcgaagaaaaaagaagatgactttctcaaagttatttttaattattttggttatcatactcacgagtcttttatttatcggagaatatcctcctcgtgtgttttttttatttttgcaaatacttgtacttgttgtttatccattactttgtattgcaatattcattaactaataaaatgcatcgtaatttttttagtaccaccatgtcaaacttggcaaaactcgaattcattgctcttgatatcacggaaaaaaaattatatgccatggactctcgatgtataaatgcatcttgagtcattgagtctaaatgagaccataaaagaaaatggcacatcgacatcccaagaaaaggcaaaagccatgatatttttgcgttggcatcccatggctttgtggaagggattaaaagaaagattcgaacaaatgaatttagtgagaaatcatcaggcacgacccactggttcaacggcatttcctgaagtaaatgtcgtaagcaaaaatgaatttaaatctagaaatgatcaatatgttggtgggatagaaatgaacaatattgatgctgcagattttctcaacgatttctctgaaaatgaacaatataatggtagaatataaatgtacaataatctatttttcatgtattcatagaataatgttttattgtataattatgatttgtgttatatttaaatatatattgcaagtaatttatttcattgcatattttttttaaagttcaaatatggaaaatgctatgagcaaagctgaagtttgcatacccgatagtggtacaacgcacactatcctccgagataaaagatatttcttggaactaaaaccaacaaaaacaacggtgaatacaatatcaggtcctgtagacttgattaaaggatgtggtaaaacacaatttttgttacctaatggtacaaaatttttgatcaatgatgctttatattcaccacaatcgaaaagaaatttgttgagttttaatgatatatatttccatgggtatgatactcaaacaatgaatgaagggaatgagaaatatatgtgtcttatcacatataaatcaggaaagaaatatgtgattgaaaaactaccaatgctccctactggattgcattatacacatataagtcccgttgaatcaaacatggtagttgataattcttcgatattaaccaattgacatgatcgattgggacatcctggttcaacaatgatgcgaagaattatagaaaatacacatggtcatccactgaaagaccagaagatctttcagaataataagtttcaatgtaaagcatgttctcttggaaaacttattataagaccatcaccagtcaaaatccaaactgaatcaccaatgtttcttgaacgtattcagggtgatatttgtggaccaatccatccaccatgtggaccattcagatactttatggtattgattgatgcctccagcagatggtcacatgtatgtttattatcaactcgaaatgttgcatttgcaagattacttgctcaaataataaaattgaggaatcaatttcccgattatacaatcaagaaaattagacttgataatgctggtgaatttacttcccaaactttcaatgattattgtatgtctatgggaatcattgttgagcatcctgttgctcatgtacatacacagaatggattggctgaatcattgattaaacgtctgcaaatgattgctagaccaatgattatgaaaacaaagctccctatttctatatggggacatgcaattttacatgctgcttcattaattcgcatcagaccaagtgcatatcataaatactctccATTGCAGCTTACATTTGGTAAAaaaaccagacatttctcatctgagaattttttgatgtatggtgtatgtgcctattgcaccaccacaACGAaaaaaaatgggacctcaaagaaaggttggaatttatatcggttatgatagtccatcaatcattcgatatcttgaacctcagacaggcgacgtgttcacagcacgttttgctgattgtcattttaatgaggaaatcttcccaatgttagggggagaacagaaacataccgaaaagaaaattacatggtatgtatcatcattgttacatctggatccaagaacaaaacaatgtgaaaaagatgtacagcaaattgtacacttgcaaagaatagcaaatcaaataccagatgcatttgcagacacaaaaggggtaactaaatcatatatacatgctgcaaatgcccctgctcgaattgaaattccgaagaaacaaattgaagatactcatgatgtcattaaacgcctgaagcgtggaaggccagtaggttccaaggataaaaatcctcgaaaaagaaaattcatagagaaacacgatgatcacaaaataaagaatgatgtttctgaagaaacacatgatgatcacaaaatagagaatggtgttcctgaaaaaacacatgatgatgaaaatgttctgtcagaaccacaaactgacgagaatcatgaaatctctatcaattacattaatactggaaaaatatggaaccgaaaagatatagatgaaattgatgatatattttcttataatgtggcaatcgacatcataaatgataacgaagatcatgaaccaaaatcttttggtgaatgtaaaaatcggcaggattggataaaatggaaagatgtcatccaggttgaattagatTCGCTAAaaaaacgtaatgtttttggacctatagtccttacacctgaaggtgtaaaacctgttggatacaaatagatttttattcgaaagcgaaatgagaaaaatgaaatagtaagatataaagctcgacttgttgcacaaggtttttctcaaaggcctggaattgattatgaagaaacgtattctcctgtgatggatgcaattacgtttcggtatttgattagcttggcggtatctgaaaatttagaaatgcgtcttatggatgttgttacagcttacttatatggatcacttgatagtaatatatatatatatgaaaatccctgaaggatttaagatgcctgaagcacaaagttcaaaacccagggaatgttattctgtgaaattacaaagatcattatatgggttaaagcaatcaggtcaaatgtggtataatcgactaagtgatcacttgatgaaaaagggatatgtgaataattcaatatgcccttgtgttttcattaagaaaacaacatccggatgcgtaattattgctgtatatgttgatgatttaaacatcattggaacgaataaggaaattcaagaagttgtgtcatacttgaaggaagaatttgaaatgaaggatcttggaaaaaccaagtattgtctgggtttacaaattgaacaaaaagaatgtggaatgtttgttcaccagacaaattatacagaaaagatccttaaacgttttaatatggataaagcaaatcctttaagtactccaatggttgttagatcattaaacatagaaaaggatccattccgtccatgtgaagatgatgaagatattcttggtccagaagtaccatatctaagtgccatcggtgcccttatgtaccttacaaattgtacaaggcctgatatatcttttgtcgtgaatctgttggcaagatttagcacatatccaacaaagagacactggaacggaattaaacatatattccgttatctacgaggaacgacagacttgggacttttgtattcaaaagatgctaatccaagtataattggttatgctgatgctggatacttatctgatccacacaaggcacgttcccaaactggatatgtatttactcgtggaggcactgcaatatcttggcgttctcagaaacaaacgctcgtaacaacttcatcaaatcatgccgagattattgcactacatgaagcaagtcgtgaatgtgtgtggttaaaatcaatgacccaacatatccaaatttcatgcggattatcatctgatgagaagcctgtgatactatatgaagataatgctgcatgtgttgctcaaatgaaagaaggatacataaaaagcgacagaactaaacatattcctcctaagttcttcgcattcaccaaggagcttgagaagaatagatgtattgatgttcgtcacattcaatcaagtgaaaactcatcagatctcttcacaaaggcacttcctacgtcaatattcaaaaagcacatatataatattgggatgcgcaatctacgaaatttgtgaagaattgttcatgtcaacatcagggagagtttacgtgactgcactctttttcccttactatggtttttatcccaatgggtttttccaagtaaggtttttaacgaggcagtataaaaacacgtaatgaagacaatcattatgatcatcatcacaagggggagtgttgaaaaatatatttaaaatgtgtgtattgaatatttgaatgttgaatatttgaatgttgaaaataagagttgtaaatattgaaaattagtgtgtgatgatgtaggtaatgatgtattttatttttggattatttgtaaagatttcctataaatagatctctcatttgtgaagaaaatcacaattgagtagagagaaaaatattataaagtgtgtagtttgataaattttgagagtttgagatttttactttttaccataaatttttactttttcacaagaGTGGTCTATTTTTAAATACATTGTATATGTACGAACATGATCCTAAAACCAACACGTACTCCAAATCAAGATTTGTCCTCACGTCATCAAAATTTTTGGTTTCAGAATAATTTTAAcacatcatgcaatttaaatcttatttgataaattttaaaaattttatcatCATCACAACATGAATCATAAGTACTTGTGATTTGTGAATATAGAAACATTCACTCCCTAATTCATACACATTTTAAAGCAAAATATCTTTGGGTTAATATAtccttaataaattaaaaatagttaaatgcataaaaactcAAGTTTGTACATTTTATATGGAAGATGACATAAAGGAAGAAGGGAATATTAATTTAGATTCTGACAAGGACCTAGGAAATTAAAGCTATTAGAAAGAACTATTAATTTGTTGACTGTGTATTTTGCGAGACGAGTTGATCTGATCTATAATTATtacgaaaaataatttttttgatataaaaagtGATAcatttcatcagttgagtcaGACAAGAGATGTGTATTACAAAACTGACtcatgagacgatctcacgataATATTTGTATACTTTTTAGAACTTGAAAGTTTATGTATTTATTATCTAATTTTAcatgtttatgttttatttaatcTAT
Protein-coding sequences here:
- the LOC142537122 gene encoding ammonium transporter 1 member 2 gives rise to the protein MADPLTSCAATDLLPLFGGSANATAAAAFICSGFAAVSDKLSSATYAIDNTYLLFSAYLVFAMQLGFAMLCAGSVRAKNTMNIMLTNVLDAAAGGLSYYLFGFAFAFGGPSNGFIGKHFFGLKEFPSPTGDYSFFLYQWAFAIAAAGITSGSIAERTQFVSYLIYSSFLTGFVYPVVSHWFWSVDGWAGAPRTSGSLLFGSGAIDFAGSGVVHMVGGIAGLWGAYIEGPRIGRFARSGRSVALRGHSASLVVLGSFLLWFGWYGFNPGSFLVINKPYGTRGSYYGQWSAVGRTAVTTTLAGSTAALTTLFGKRLLVGHWNVTDVCNGLLGGLAAITSGCSVVEPWAAIICGFISAWVLVGFNILAEKLEYDDPLEAAQLHGGCGAWGLLFTGLFAKKAYVYEVYQGSPDRPHGLLMGGGGKLLAAQIIQILVIVGWVSATMGPLFFALKKLGLLRISNEDEMAGMDMTSHGGMAYIYHDEDDEDSNGQPQFKLKRIEPTNSITLEDPSPNV